The genomic segment ACCGGGCTTGGTCATGAACTTGACCCGCATCCGCATCCCGTATTCTTCCATGGCCTTGACGCCCTGGCTCTTGATATCTCCAAGCATCACTTTGTTCAATTCCGGGACCGCACGAACTTCCTTGTTGATCTTCTTGATAATTTTTTTGACCTGCTGAATATCCGTGTCAAAAGGCACCAGATATTGCAATTTCATGACTGCCCAATCTCTGGTGTTGTTCTTGACGAGCTTCATGGAACCAAACGGAATGGTATACAAAAATCCGAGATGATGGCGCAATTTCAATGAGCGTACCGAGATTTCCTCGACCGTTCCCATGGCACCGCTGGTCTCGATGTAGTCACCGACTCGAAACGCATCGTCGGTCAAGAAGAATATCCCGGAAATGATATCCTTGACCAACGTCTGCGCGCCAAAACCAATGGCAATACCAAAGACCGACGCCCCGGCGATCAGCGGCCCGATGTCCACGCCCAATGACGACAGGATAATCAGCACCGTGATGACCAACAAGGCTCCAAAAATAAATTTCTTCAACAACTGCAACAAGGTCGCAAAACGATCTCCACCGGGACCGCCGCCTTCATGACCGCCTCCAGCACCCTGATCCGCGGCCTTTGCTGTGAGCTTGCGCTCGATCGTTCGACTGATGAAAACCCAGACAATATAGGCAAGGACCAACGTGATAAGTGTATTGAACGAGGCCCGGACAGTGGCTCGACCAAAATCGAAATCGATACCCCACACATGAAGTAATCCAAAAACAAATCCGGCCAGCAGAATGAAGCGGAATCCCTTGCTCAAGAAAGTCTGAAATCGAGTGGCATGTTTTTCAATCAACCCGACGGGTTCACCGGCATCGGCCGCGTCTTCAACGCCATCCTCCGCCTGATCGGGAATGGCCGGTCCTGCAATGTCTGCGGCAAACGAAACCAATCGCTGCGTGGCCCAATCAAAAATAAGATAAAGAGGCACCGCGAGCAATGTCATGATACCGGGCACCATGGCCTTGGTCCCGAAAATCATCAGCCCCAAAACCCAAAACACCCAAAAGCCCAACACATAGGCGATGGCCGCCACATGCCAGAACCCGGCAAACTGATATCCCAACGACCCGGGCGTATTTCGCGCTTGAAGGGCTAGGGCAACAGGCCGACTGTTCCACAAAATGAGCAGAACCAAGACAAAGACAACCGTCAACCCACACAATGTGGACACGAGCAGAAGCAGGGCCTCGCTGCCCCCTTCAAGCCGAAGAAGCGTGGTCAAAAGCAGACCGAGGGCGATAATCCGTCCGATCCAGAGAATCCATTTATAGAGATACTGCGCAGTCTGATCGGTGAGGGGCAGATATCTGAGCGCGGGGGCCTTGGGAGCGAGAATGAATCGGGCCACCAGTTTGACCATTTCCAAAAAGACAATGGCAGCGAGCCATGCGATCACCACCGGCTTGCTGGCCGCCCCTTCGCTGAAAAGGATCAGATATCCGGCAAAAACCACGGCCAGAATCAATATGATTCCGAACGCATCCAACAAGGCGCGCATGAACAGCCGTCCCATGCAGGTATACCACAACGCATCCGGCGGAGTGATCTCAAAACTTTCCCGAATCTTCACGGTTTTCTTGCGAAAAATAAACATGGCCACGAGCCAGAGACCCGTCAAAACGAGCAGGGCCAGCAGCAGTTTTCCCACGGTCAAGGAATCATCCCCGCCGAGAATATTCTTCACCTTTTCCGGCAATTCTCTGGGCGCAGTTGCCGCCCCGGAAAACAGATATTCAAAACGGTCACGTAAAAAGGAACTCGCTTTTCGCAGACGCTGGACCAAACCAGCCAGGCCGGTTTCCTTTTTGGGAGTGGCCATGACAGCCGCTTCTTTTTTCAATTCCTGAATGAGCACGGCCCGAACCTGCTCATCGCTGAGAGAAGCCATAATTTCCCGAAGCTGTTCCGGGGTGGCGTCCGGCGGAATGGCAAGACTCTCGATCGTTTCAGGAGCCGGTGATTCCGTCACATTCGCAGCAAAAACAGGACACGCAAAAAACACGACAAGCAACAGACCGACCACACACCTTGACCATCGAATACGCATAGACCCCTCACATTGATGACATGTCTCAACAGTACACTCATAGACACATACCAAGTTCACAGGATAATTGTAAACGCAAAAGAGCGTCGGCCATCGGTTCAGAATTTTCAGACAAAGTTTTTTTTCGCTTGACCCAACACCACACCATGGTTTAAAAATCGACTCCCGTTTCGCCAAGATAGCTCAGTTGGTAGAGCAACTGATTCGTAATCAGTAGGTCGTCGGTTCAACTCCGATTCTTGGCTCCAAGGAATAGTAAGGGCTGACAAGGGTTTCTACCCATTGTCAGCCCTTTTTCGTACGCATTGTGTCAAAATCGATCAAAAATAATAACTCCTTTTTAGGTCTACATTTTCGCGGCACACTTCGGTCAAACGATACTCTTCATTCGTTAAAATAGGTCTTATGCATACAAATTCCCTTGAAAAAAACTTTATCATTGCCATGCACAAGGTCTGGTATCGCCATTCAAAAAAAACTTTAAAAAACACGTATCAGCGACTATTCCCCTAAGCACGGCATTTTTTTCCCATACACAAGGCCTTCTGTGCCCATGGCAGGGCTTTTATCCCTCGAAGGGGGTTTTCAAGTCCCCCAAAAAATGACATGCTATTCACTAAAGAACGATTGATCGGCAGATTTTCATATGCTGATCTCTCTGAAATCTTAGCAAAAAGCTCCGGTCTCCGTATGCGCTTCAATACGAAGACGGGAACAGTCTGAGAAGGGGGTGTCCTTCTCAAACGAACTTCCTCCCCTGCGGTAATTATAACCACCACCGTTTAGAGGAACAGTCGCAGGGGAAGGCATCACCACATGTTCCGCCAGTGGAGGGAGTCGACATACTTCGTACAATTCGCATGACGTTCTGAATCATGAGAGATTCCTCGGAATCTAACTCATCGAAAGGTCAGTTCGTCGTGACATTGTTACGGGAAGATGCTCGGCTCCACGCGTCCAGCGACACCGGCGGTACAAAGAGACTCCACACACGCCTTTCACAGGCATTGCACCGTTGAGCGCACGATAACAGCATCCGGCTGTTTCGCGTCTGCCGCCCGCCCCTGTCTTCCGTACTTTGTCCCTGCTTCCATATGGCCGAACCACTCGTGGCACGGCATGTCTCTATCTGTGAATTGAACGATCCAATGTACACCATAGCGACCATTGAAACGCACCGGTTTCTTCCGCTTCGACTTTCCAACGCAGCGCACACACCGGAGCGACCCGAAACGCTCTTGACGCTTTCCGCGCGCCGAGAAATCGGGAACAGGTGGAACACATTCAAAAAACATTTGAGAACAAGGAGGTTACAGTGAGCAGCATACAAGGTCTGTTGGTGACTGTCCGAACCGCCAAACAAGGCTCGGCAATGGTTTCCAGCAAACATGGCGAGCTCTATTCATCGGAGATAAAGATCCTGCGCATTCACCCGGATGACCTCAGTGCCATGGGGGCGAAAGACGGACAGGCTGCCATGCTGACCAGTCAGCATGGCGAAGTGCGTATCACCTGCAAGGGTGCCGACGTCCCACGGGGTCTCTTCTTCCTCCCCCTTGGCCCTGTTGCCAACGTTCTCTTCAGTGTG from the Pseudodesulfovibrio sp. JC047 genome contains:
- a CDS encoding molybdopterin dinucleotide binding domain-containing protein; protein product: MSSIQGLLVTVRTAKQGSAMVSSKHGELYSSEIKILRIHPDDLSAMGAKDGQAAMLTSQHGEVRITCKGADVPRGLFFLPLGPVANVLFSVTSTEESGVPNWKRLKVSLAPCDERPEPRNSGQGAD
- a CDS encoding mechanosensitive ion channel family protein, encoding MRIRWSRCVVGLLLVVFFACPVFAANVTESPAPETIESLAIPPDATPEQLREIMASLSDEQVRAVLIQELKKEAAVMATPKKETGLAGLVQRLRKASSFLRDRFEYLFSGAATAPRELPEKVKNILGGDDSLTVGKLLLALLVLTGLWLVAMFIFRKKTVKIRESFEITPPDALWYTCMGRLFMRALLDAFGIILILAVVFAGYLILFSEGAASKPVVIAWLAAIVFLEMVKLVARFILAPKAPALRYLPLTDQTAQYLYKWILWIGRIIALGLLLTTLLRLEGGSEALLLLVSTLCGLTVVFVLVLLILWNSRPVALALQARNTPGSLGYQFAGFWHVAAIAYVLGFWVFWVLGLMIFGTKAMVPGIMTLLAVPLYLIFDWATQRLVSFAADIAGPAIPDQAEDGVEDAADAGEPVGLIEKHATRFQTFLSKGFRFILLAGFVFGLLHVWGIDFDFGRATVRASFNTLITLVLAYIVWVFISRTIERKLTAKAADQGAGGGHEGGGPGGDRFATLLQLLKKFIFGALLVITVLIILSSLGVDIGPLIAGASVFGIAIGFGAQTLVKDIISGIFFLTDDAFRVGDYIETSGAMGTVEEISVRSLKLRHHLGFLYTIPFGSMKLVKNNTRDWAVMKLQYLVPFDTDIQQVKKIIKKINKEVRAVPELNKVMLGDIKSQGVKAMEEYGMRMRVKFMTKPGGQFTLRKLVLAKMRKHFAEAGIEFARPRVSVQIPDGVELSDEERAQVAAAASQTIDAKEKAKAAAKKKKK